From a single Nitrospinota bacterium genomic region:
- a CDS encoding carboxypeptidase regulatory-like domain-containing protein encodes VTAWQPYVGESTAEVTVSGGAAKADFTLTAK; translated from the coding sequence AAGTAACTGCATGGCAGCCGTATGTTGGAGAATCTACTGCAGAGGTAACAGTATCTGGTGGCGCAGCGAAAGCTGATTTCACGTTGACCGCCAAGTAA
- a CDS encoding ion transporter yields MQETLRVLTESKQFQIFFIGIILLSGIVVGLDSYPSISTQYGSILHILDNIILFLFVIEILLKLFSFGTRFTSFFKDGWNVFDFIIVGACFLPFDGQSIIVLRLLRVLRVVRLVGTVPELKLIVNTLLKSIPSMGYIGALLSILFYIYACLGTFLFRANDPVHFESLHISLLSLFRVATLEDWTDIMYTAIYGCKQYGYSGVEELCKNPEAFPILGWMYFVSFVLLATFVFLNLIIGVIINNMEDLKEEQKSKINSGLKYSEYSKTNVKDLLNNMKKDINILENHISFLEGMDHKGLKDN; encoded by the coding sequence ATGCAAGAAACACTAAGAGTCTTAACTGAATCAAAACAATTTCAAATATTCTTCATAGGAATAATTCTATTATCTGGGATAGTTGTTGGCCTGGATTCATACCCCTCCATTTCCACTCAATATGGGAGTATTCTCCATATCTTGGATAATATTATTTTATTCCTTTTTGTTATCGAAATTTTATTAAAATTATTTTCTTTTGGTACTCGTTTCACTAGTTTTTTTAAAGACGGTTGGAATGTTTTTGACTTTATCATTGTAGGTGCCTGCTTCCTTCCGTTTGATGGACAATCTATCATTGTTTTAAGATTACTAAGAGTCTTAAGGGTTGTTCGCTTGGTTGGTACTGTTCCAGAATTAAAACTAATCGTTAACACACTTTTAAAAAGTATTCCTTCTATGGGTTACATTGGTGCTCTTCTATCGATTCTTTTTTATATATATGCATGTCTTGGGACCTTTTTATTTCGCGCAAATGACCCCGTTCACTTTGAAAGTCTGCACATATCACTGTTAAGTTTATTTCGTGTAGCAACTTTAGAAGACTGGACAGACATCATGTATACGGCAATATATGGGTGCAAACAATATGGTTACTCGGGCGTGGAAGAGTTGTGCAAAAATCCAGAGGCATTTCCTATATTAGGATGGATGTATTTTGTTAGCTTTGTTTTATTAGCAACCTTTGTTTTTCTCAATCTTATTATTGGAGTGATTATAAATAACATGGAAGATTTGAAGGAAGAGCAAAAGTCGAAAATTAATTCAGGGCTTAAATATTCAGAATATTCTAAAACAAATGTAAAAGATTTACTTAATAATATGAAAAAAGATATTAATATATTAGAAAATCATATTTCGTTTTTAGAGGGTATGGATCATAAAGGTTTAAAAGATAATTAA